From the Huiozyma naganishii CBS 8797 chromosome 2, complete genome genome, one window contains:
- the MSC7 gene encoding meiotic recombination directing protein (similar to Saccharomyces cerevisiae MSC7 (YHR039C); ancestral locus Anc_5.305), whose protein sequence is MKNSSDSSQFVLNGEMLNQLNATVKEFVNRWLLNQPFFANKEMPQSTNGTAMCVTVVVLLLPIAIVYFRRHCCGNGRLPKPVPFKVSLPDQAKPNWKGKRLSSTEVVDPQNPNMIQCYCPATGQFLGSFPSKTREDIDLIMKQAQSAHDEFRHSSFERRLRVLVSLREYVLNNQDLIARVACRDSGKTMLDASMGEILVTLEKLAWVIKHGRKILQPSKRKGPTNLFMKMYKGAEVRYEPLGVISAIVSWNYPFHNLLGPIISSIITGNAIVMKCSEQVVWSSEFFIKLVQTCLRACDEDPNLVQLCYCLPPTESNGQAANYFTAHPTLKHITFIGSAPVAKHVLRHAAESITPLCVELGGKDAFIVLDSVTALEKLSSIILRGSFQSAGQNCIGIERVIVSSKNYDKLVSIIAKRFKDDPFRLGSDIDHHVEGVDMGAMISNNRFPQLESLVKDAVSKGARLLTGGSPYTHPKYPQGNYFQPTMLVDVTPDMDVAQNEVFGPILVMMKGESTKHCIELANSAPFGLGSSVFGNDYQECNYVANELKTGNVAINDFATFYVCQLPFGGINGSGYGKFGGEEGLLGICNAKSVCYDALPFVSTQIPKPLDYPINSNGKAWTFVKAFITASYTTSPWQLIKSVMSLAKNGN, encoded by the coding sequence atCGTTGGCTGCTGAACCAACCTTTCTTCGCCAACAAAGAAATGCCCCAATCGACCAATGGCACCGCCATGTGTGTCACAGTGGTCGTACTGCTGTTGCCAATTGCTATAGTGTACTTCAGGAGACACTGCTGCGGGAACGGCAGGTTGCCCAAACCAGTACCTTTCAAAGTGAGCTTGCCCGACCAGGCGAAGCCAAATTGGAAGGGTAAGAGACTGTCCTCCACGGAGGTGGTCGACCCACAGAACCCAAACATGATTCAATGTTACTGTCCTGCCACTGGCCAATTCTTAGGGTCCTTCCCATCGAAGACCAGGGAGGACATAGACTTGATTATGAAGCAGGCACAGTCAGCGCACGACGAGTTCCGTCACAGTTCCTTCGAGAGAAGACTTCGCGTGCTCGTGTCCCTGAGGGAGTACGTGCTGAACAACCAAGACCTGATTGCTCGCGTAGCTTGCAGGGACTCCGGGAAGACAATGCTGGACGCCTCCATGGGTGAAATCCTCGtcactttggagaaactcgCCTGGGTGATCAAGCACGGCCGCAAAATCCTACAACCATCCAAGAGGAAGGGGCCCACTAACTTGTTTATGAAGATGTACAAAGGTGCAGAGGTCAGATACGAACCACTGGGGGTCATCAGCGCCATCGTGTCCTGGAACTACCCGTTCCATAACCTACTGGGGCCTATAATCTCCTCCATCATCACAGGTAACGCCATAGTCATGAAGTGCTCGGAACAAGTCGTCTGGTCCTCGGAATTCTTTATCAAACTGGTCCAAACTTGCCTCAGGGCTTGTGACGAGGACCCTAACTTGGTCCAACTGTGCTACTGTCTCCCACCTACGGAATCCAACGGACAAGCTGCAAACTACTTCACAGCCCACCCAACTTTGAAGCACATCACCTTTATTGGGAGCGCCCCAGTGGCCAAACACGTCTTGAGACACGCCGCGGAATCAATCACCCCGCTGTGTGTGGAACTAGGCGGGAAGGATGCATTCATCGTGTTAGACTCGGTAACTGCATTGGAGAAACTCTCCTCGATCATCCTGCGTGGATCATTCCAATCAGCAGGACAGAACTGTATCGGTATCGAAAGAGTGATCGTCTCAAGCAAGAACTACGATAAACTGGTGAGCATCATTGCAAAACGGTTCAAGGACGATCCATTCAGATTGGGGTCCGATATCGACCACCACGTAGAGGGTGTCGATATGGGGGCCATGATTTCCAACAACAGGTTCCCACAACTGGAGTCCCTTGTCAAGGACGCAGTCTCCAAGGGCGCCCGGCTGCTCACGGGAGGGTCCCCCTACACCCACCCAAAGTACCCACAGGGCAACTACTTCCAGCCTACAATGCTCGTTGACGTGACGCCGGATATGGACGTTGCCCAAAATGAAGTGTTCGGTCCAATCCTTGTAATGATGAAGGGTGAATCTACCAAGCACTGTATAGAGCTGGCCAATTCCGCTCCGTTCGGTCTGGGTAGTTCTGTGTTTGGTAACGATTACCAAGAGTGCAACTACGTGGCGAATGAACTGAAGACAGGGAACGTCGCCATTAACGATTTTGCTACTTTCTACGTCTGTCAGTTACCCTTTGGTGGCATCAATGGGTCCGGTTACGGTAAGTTTGGTGGGGAGGAAGGGTTACTGGGTATTTGCAATGCAAAGAGTGTCTGTTACGACGCGTTACCGTTTGTTTCTACCCAGATACCTAAACCGTTGGACTACCCAATTAACAGCAACGGGAAAGCTTGGACATTTGTCAAGGCGTTTATCACTGCGTCTTACACGACCTCTCCATGGCAGTTAATCAAATCTGTTATGTCCCTAGCCAAGAACGGTAACTGA